Proteins co-encoded in one Archangium lipolyticum genomic window:
- the dbpA gene encoding ATP-dependent RNA helicase DbpA: protein MDFSALALSPPLLQILEELDFRTATPIQAQSIPVLLQGRDLVGQAKTGSGKTAAFALPILQKIQLQRRRLQALVLCPTRELCAQVAGEFRRLGRRLPGLQVLVLAGGQPVRPQVNALEKGAHIAVGTPGRILDLLQREALETRQLATVVLDEADRMLDMGFREDMERILGETPPTRQTVLFSATFPPDIEAMSRAFQKEPVRVTVAEADAAPDIQQLSYTCEPEEKTALLLRILRQYQPASAIVFCNLKATVVELTRALVEAGVGADGLQGDMEQIERDDVMAKFRNHSVRVLIATDVAGRGIDVEALDAVINFDLPSQPEPYVHRIGRTGRAGRRGLAISIATPRDERKIESIELATGVKLERASVEALPPAGPAGGVSLEAAWETLFISAGRKDKMRPGDILGALTGEAGGLSASDIGKIEIHDRHAYVAVSKRIARVALQRLREGRIKGRRYQIERVR, encoded by the coding sequence ATGGACTTTTCCGCGCTAGCTCTTTCTCCGCCGCTGCTGCAGATCCTCGAGGAACTGGACTTCCGGACTGCCACGCCCATCCAGGCCCAGAGCATTCCGGTGTTGTTGCAGGGCCGGGATCTCGTCGGCCAGGCGAAGACGGGGAGCGGGAAGACGGCGGCCTTCGCGCTTCCGATTCTGCAGAAGATCCAGCTCCAGAGGCGGCGGCTTCAGGCACTCGTGCTCTGCCCGACGCGCGAGCTCTGTGCCCAGGTGGCCGGAGAGTTCCGGCGGCTGGGCCGGAGATTGCCCGGACTCCAGGTGCTCGTGCTCGCGGGAGGCCAGCCCGTCCGGCCCCAGGTGAACGCGCTCGAGAAGGGCGCGCACATCGCTGTCGGGACTCCTGGCCGCATCCTGGACCTGCTCCAACGGGAGGCACTCGAGACGCGTCAGCTCGCCACCGTGGTGCTCGACGAGGCCGATCGGATGCTCGACATGGGCTTCCGGGAGGACATGGAGCGCATCCTCGGGGAGACGCCGCCGACGCGGCAGACGGTGCTCTTCTCGGCCACGTTCCCTCCGGACATCGAGGCGATGAGCCGTGCCTTCCAGAAGGAGCCCGTGCGGGTGACGGTGGCGGAGGCCGACGCGGCGCCCGACATCCAACAGCTCAGCTACACGTGCGAGCCCGAGGAGAAGACGGCGCTCCTGCTGCGAATCCTGCGGCAGTACCAGCCGGCCTCGGCCATCGTGTTCTGCAACCTGAAGGCGACGGTCGTCGAGCTGACGCGGGCGCTGGTCGAGGCGGGGGTGGGGGCGGACGGTCTCCAGGGCGACATGGAGCAGATCGAACGCGATGACGTCATGGCGAAGTTCCGCAACCACAGCGTCCGGGTGCTCATCGCGACGGATGTGGCGGGCCGGGGCATCGACGTCGAGGCGCTCGATGCCGTCATCAACTTCGATCTGCCCTCACAGCCCGAGCCCTACGTGCACCGCATCGGCCGCACGGGGCGCGCGGGGAGAAGGGGGCTGGCCATCTCCATCGCCACCCCGCGAGACGAGCGCAAGATCGAGAGCATCGAGCTCGCCACCGGAGTGAAGCTGGAGCGCGCGAGCGTGGAGGCGCTGCCCCCAGCGGGTCCGGCGGGTGGCGTGTCACTGGAGGCGGCCTGGGAGACGCTCTTCATCTCCGCCGGACGCAAGGACAAGATGAGGCCGGGGGACATCCTGGGTGCCCTGACGGGAGAGGCCGGCGGACTGAGCGCCTCGGACATCGGGAAGATCGAGATCCACGATCGTCATGCCTACGTCGCCGTCTCCAAGCGCATCGCGCGCGTGGCGCTTCAGCGGCTGCGCGAGGGCCGCATCAAGGGGCGCAGATACCAGATCGAACGGGTGAGGTAG
- a CDS encoding OprO/OprP family phosphate-selective porin, whose product MKTSNLVATLAAMLMGASGVAHGAEVLRTEHARMDVGGRLQLLGFGQKLEDGHRSDERLYLFLKQGRLSLSGNVDAWRYRVMIAMGGEDEIKAPTPGISLGLLDMYVDVPLSFLGNNTYVRVGQFRVPYSRERLTDSGSLLFADRSIQNMAFRVGRDVGAAFYTQVGPAVAGLGIFTGGGRDIPERYLPQTLGTPMVVLRAGFDGGLGEDVFATRMNQDVPDKAQVAFFVNGLYVKDSLVGHSTVFNTKPAEKSLLLNGNWNPFVGQAPYNLGRLWQVGADVAMRAPAGPGVLSAEVEGNFGVYQNDYGDLRVPGGRAQVAYQWKPVEVALRYAYIRPDERFAVGEAPITGKRGIQEVTPSLTYNFKDFNAKIIMDLPILLGTPVIFEESVGSYLLLEQPDQTALLKKGAPISRQNVVEGRLLVQASF is encoded by the coding sequence ATGAAAACCAGCAACCTGGTAGCAACCCTCGCCGCGATGCTCATGGGAGCGTCTGGCGTTGCGCATGGCGCGGAAGTCCTCCGGACGGAGCACGCGCGAATGGACGTGGGCGGCAGGCTGCAGCTCCTCGGTTTCGGCCAGAAGCTCGAGGACGGGCACCGGAGCGACGAGCGGCTCTACCTGTTCCTCAAGCAGGGCCGGCTCAGCCTCTCGGGCAACGTCGATGCGTGGCGGTACCGGGTGATGATCGCGATGGGTGGCGAGGATGAGATCAAGGCCCCCACCCCGGGAATCTCGCTGGGTCTGCTGGACATGTATGTGGATGTTCCGCTGAGCTTCCTCGGCAACAACACCTATGTGAGGGTGGGCCAGTTCCGGGTGCCCTACAGCCGTGAGCGGCTGACGGACTCGGGCTCGCTGCTCTTCGCGGACCGCTCCATCCAGAACATGGCCTTCCGGGTGGGCCGGGACGTGGGCGCGGCCTTCTACACCCAGGTGGGCCCCGCGGTGGCGGGCCTCGGCATCTTCACGGGTGGAGGCAGGGACATCCCCGAGCGGTATCTGCCGCAGACGCTCGGCACCCCGATGGTGGTGCTGCGCGCGGGCTTCGACGGCGGGCTCGGCGAGGACGTCTTCGCGACGCGGATGAACCAGGACGTCCCCGACAAGGCCCAGGTGGCCTTCTTCGTGAACGGGCTCTACGTGAAGGACTCGCTGGTGGGCCACTCGACGGTGTTCAACACCAAGCCCGCGGAGAAGTCGCTCCTGTTGAACGGAAACTGGAACCCGTTCGTCGGCCAGGCGCCCTACAACCTGGGCAGGCTGTGGCAGGTCGGTGCCGACGTCGCGATGCGCGCTCCCGCGGGCCCGGGCGTCCTCTCGGCGGAGGTGGAGGGCAACTTCGGCGTCTACCAGAATGACTATGGAGACCTCCGCGTCCCGGGCGGCCGGGCGCAGGTGGCGTACCAGTGGAAGCCCGTGGAAGTCGCGCTCCGGTATGCGTACATCCGGCCCGACGAGCGGTTCGCCGTGGGTGAGGCGCCCATCACCGGCAAGCGCGGCATCCAGGAAGTGACGCCTTCGCTGACCTACAACTTCAAGGACTTCAACGCGAAGATCATCATGGACCTGCCCATCCTGCTGGGCACTCCGGTCATCTTCGAGGAGTCGGTGGGCTCGTACCTCCTCCTGGAGCAGCCAGACCAGACGGCGCTGCTGAAGAAGGGCGCGCCCATCTCGAGGCAGAATGTCGTCGAGGGGCGGTTGCTGGTGCAGGCGAGCTTCTGA
- a CDS encoding alpha/beta fold hydrolase: MPIAELNHQGIYFEDSGGSGPAVILAHGFLMDGRMFDAQVQALAPAFRVIRWDARGFGRTRWDGKPFNLYDSAADCIALLDHLGIQRAVVGGMSQGGYCALRVAIRYPERVRALVLMSTRGTIDDEQLRAGYRQVRDLWGTPGATENIIQNLAGGIIGDERFYSPWLDRWRQVPKNHFVAAMNNLIERDDIQPRLNEIRCPAIVFHGLADAGIPSSEGEYLHKTLPGSKRYVPVPGAAHAPNMTHPESVNPPLVDFLRAHA, from the coding sequence ATGCCCATCGCCGAGCTCAACCACCAAGGCATCTATTTCGAGGACTCCGGCGGCTCCGGTCCCGCCGTCATCCTGGCCCACGGCTTCCTCATGGACGGCCGCATGTTCGACGCGCAGGTGCAGGCGCTCGCCCCCGCGTTCCGCGTCATCCGCTGGGACGCTCGTGGCTTTGGCCGCACCCGCTGGGACGGCAAGCCCTTCAACCTCTACGACTCGGCCGCGGACTGCATCGCCCTGCTCGACCACCTCGGCATCCAGCGGGCCGTCGTCGGCGGCATGTCCCAGGGCGGCTACTGCGCCCTCCGCGTCGCGATCCGCTACCCCGAGCGCGTCCGCGCCCTCGTCCTCATGAGCACCCGTGGCACCATCGATGACGAGCAGCTCCGCGCCGGATACCGGCAGGTCCGGGACCTTTGGGGCACCCCAGGTGCCACGGAGAACATCATCCAGAACCTCGCGGGCGGCATCATCGGAGACGAGCGCTTCTACTCGCCCTGGCTCGACCGCTGGCGCCAGGTCCCCAAGAACCACTTCGTCGCCGCCATGAACAACCTCATCGAGCGCGACGACATCCAGCCCCGGCTGAACGAGATCCGCTGCCCCGCCATCGTGTTCCACGGGCTCGCCGATGCCGGCATTCCTTCATCCGAAGGTGAGTACCTCCACAAGACCCTCCCGGGCAGCAAGCGCTACGTCCCCGTCCCGGGTGCCGCGCATGCCCCCAACATGACCCATCCCGAGAGCGTCAATCCGCCGCTCGTGGACTTCCTGCGCGCCCACGCGTGA
- a CDS encoding T6SS phospholipase effector Tle1-like catalytic domain-containing protein, translated as MKNDPLKQKQRLMPDLRQSASLSDVRSEGTAKGSAENTGKAKNTVVPAQVGHWVSFFFDGTGNNMEADVRNDKHSNVARLFRLHQDNPAQGIFRYYLPGIGTLFRAINDTGGKMAAGTGGKGEERLDWAMNLLEERFAKSKGALLNVSLFGFSRGAALARAFAVRIAERSERGKDGVWRFSHKGTGYPIRICFMGLFDTVASVGVAMAANNEPARGLTVGLFGLETAMKNRSGFSNALENIAFGDAPGADPAAGMANGHMAWGDDLHIPEMVVDCLHLVAAHEIRNSFPLDSVLQGLRYPKNCREIVFPGAHSDVGGGYRKGEGARSPSSGSLLSLIPLWEMRTQALKAGVPLLKTIDSEVQKMDFGEDPASKSSFETLKRRYIHYMKVAGWGGKPLGSMMLSHMKLYYQWRFFEIARDQKARAAKLPTKDAAFMKDFEPRWEQERVKLEARTKKLKGETDAHMANALALSRSAVIPSVSEKARNEVTLARQKREEFLTAQSLLDAQPNSDGSFVRNSDLYDAQLLADARTLQAAVKKGRTNLRPHYRALLDAYEAEQRGQGLRDPEIIAFFDTYVHDSLAGFGGDATLPSDPRVLYIGGDEKLRYAMNKPGGMNFPASMTS; from the coding sequence ATGAAGAATGATCCGCTCAAGCAGAAGCAACGGTTGATGCCAGACCTGCGCCAGTCCGCCTCGTTGTCGGATGTGCGGAGCGAGGGAACGGCGAAGGGCTCCGCCGAGAACACCGGCAAGGCGAAGAACACCGTGGTCCCCGCGCAGGTGGGTCACTGGGTCAGCTTCTTCTTCGACGGCACTGGCAACAACATGGAAGCGGACGTCCGCAATGACAAGCACAGCAACGTGGCTCGGCTGTTCCGCTTGCACCAGGACAATCCCGCTCAGGGCATCTTCCGTTATTACCTGCCCGGCATTGGCACGCTCTTCAGAGCCATCAACGACACCGGCGGAAAGATGGCCGCTGGCACCGGCGGCAAGGGCGAGGAGCGCCTGGATTGGGCGATGAATCTGCTGGAGGAGCGTTTCGCGAAGAGCAAGGGCGCGCTGCTCAACGTATCGCTGTTCGGCTTCTCGCGTGGAGCGGCGCTGGCGCGTGCTTTCGCTGTGCGTATCGCCGAGCGGTCCGAGCGCGGAAAGGATGGTGTCTGGCGCTTCTCGCACAAGGGCACCGGGTATCCGATCCGGATTTGCTTCATGGGGTTGTTCGACACCGTGGCCTCCGTGGGTGTGGCCATGGCCGCGAACAACGAGCCGGCCCGTGGCTTGACGGTGGGCTTGTTCGGCCTGGAGACGGCGATGAAGAATCGCAGCGGCTTCAGCAACGCGCTCGAGAACATCGCCTTTGGTGACGCGCCGGGGGCGGATCCAGCGGCGGGCATGGCCAACGGTCATATGGCCTGGGGAGATGACCTCCACATTCCCGAGATGGTGGTGGACTGCCTCCACCTGGTGGCTGCCCATGAGATCCGCAACTCCTTCCCGCTGGACAGCGTGCTCCAGGGCTTGCGCTACCCGAAGAACTGCCGAGAGATCGTCTTTCCCGGCGCTCACTCGGACGTCGGAGGTGGCTACCGCAAAGGGGAGGGGGCGCGAAGCCCGAGCTCCGGCTCACTCCTGAGCCTGATCCCCTTGTGGGAGATGCGTACCCAGGCGCTCAAGGCCGGAGTGCCGCTGTTGAAGACGATCGATTCCGAGGTCCAGAAGATGGACTTCGGAGAAGACCCCGCGAGCAAGAGCAGCTTCGAGACACTCAAGCGCCGGTACATCCACTACATGAAGGTCGCGGGCTGGGGAGGCAAGCCGCTGGGCAGCATGATGCTGTCGCACATGAAGCTCTACTACCAGTGGCGCTTCTTTGAGATCGCCAGAGACCAGAAGGCGCGTGCGGCGAAGCTCCCGACGAAGGACGCGGCCTTCATGAAGGACTTCGAGCCCAGGTGGGAGCAGGAGCGCGTCAAGCTGGAGGCCAGGACGAAGAAGCTGAAGGGCGAGACCGATGCGCACATGGCGAATGCCCTGGCGCTCAGCCGGAGCGCGGTGATTCCCAGCGTGAGTGAGAAGGCTCGGAACGAGGTGACGCTCGCCAGGCAGAAGCGGGAGGAGTTCCTCACCGCGCAGTCCCTGCTGGACGCGCAACCCAACTCGGACGGCTCGTTCGTTCGCAACTCGGACCTCTATGATGCGCAGCTCCTGGCGGACGCGCGCACTCTCCAGGCGGCGGTCAAGAAGGGAAGGACGAACCTGCGTCCGCACTACCGGGCGCTGCTCGATGCATACGAGGCCGAGCAACGCGGGCAGGGTCTGCGCGACCCGGAGATCATCGCGTTCTTCGACACCTACGTGCATGACTCCCTGGCGGGATTCGGTGGGGACGCGACCCTGCCTTCCGACCCTCGTGTCCTCTACATCGGTGGTGACGAGAAGCTGCGTTACGCCATGAACAAGCCCGGGGGGATGAATTTCCCGGCCTCCATGACGAGCTGA
- a CDS encoding YceI family protein yields MKRLVPLLVTLAWAGAVAAQPGMVLQPGGELAIDGTSTVRDFTCKARGVTARLTPGEAGGELVLEQLAGALSEVVLEVPAGRLDCANGTMNEHMYNALQSRQHPTIRFQMKGYEVGAVKDGQVPLRIHGELTLAGVTKPVDLDVRATQTPEGGLRVRGRYTLRMPDWGVRPPTLMLGTLKVGEAVVIRFDFALQRQ; encoded by the coding sequence ATGAAACGCCTTGTTCCTCTTCTGGTGACGCTCGCCTGGGCGGGTGCGGTCGCCGCGCAGCCCGGCATGGTCCTCCAACCCGGTGGCGAGCTGGCCATCGACGGCACGTCCACGGTGCGTGACTTCACGTGCAAGGCGCGGGGGGTGACGGCCCGGCTCACCCCTGGCGAGGCGGGTGGGGAGCTCGTGCTCGAACAGCTGGCGGGGGCTCTGAGCGAGGTGGTGTTGGAGGTTCCCGCCGGGCGGCTCGACTGCGCTAACGGAACGATGAACGAGCACATGTACAACGCGCTGCAGTCGCGGCAGCACCCCACCATCCGCTTCCAGATGAAGGGTTATGAGGTGGGGGCCGTGAAGGATGGCCAGGTGCCGCTGCGCATCCACGGCGAGCTGACACTGGCGGGGGTGACGAAGCCGGTCGACCTGGATGTCCGCGCCACGCAAACCCCGGAGGGCGGGTTGCGGGTCCGGGGCCGGTACACGCTCCGCATGCCCGACTGGGGAGTGCGCCCGCCCACCCTGATGCTGGGGACCTTGAAGGTGGGTGAGGCGGTGGTCATCCGCTTCGACTTCGCACTCCAGCGGCAGTAG
- a CDS encoding DUF3108 domain-containing protein, with the protein MPDRIHHPWSALRPAVPFWAALLLLGLLGLVPAARAEEPGGVRPFAEGEVLAYQVSLGRHGRSGTGWLRVESTQPLREEPVVLLRFDFKTTVGPVQVRHHSRSWLSARRMAALRYEVDERVPFHSVREQVDIFPDEQRWAGRDERGRSASTEPLDELSFLYALRTLPLVPGSVSRMDRHFDARRNPVVVRVLRREALRVPAGEFSTVLVEMEVRDPKRFGGRGVLRLYLTDDERRLPVRIESKVPVAGQLVLELEPPPPETERKVEP; encoded by the coding sequence ATGCCCGACCGCATTCACCATCCGTGGAGTGCTCTCCGCCCCGCCGTCCCTTTCTGGGCGGCGCTCCTGCTCCTGGGGTTGCTGGGGCTGGTGCCGGCGGCCCGGGCCGAGGAGCCCGGGGGTGTGCGTCCCTTCGCGGAAGGTGAGGTGCTCGCCTACCAGGTCTCGCTGGGCCGGCACGGGCGGAGCGGGACGGGGTGGCTGCGAGTGGAGTCCACCCAACCGCTACGTGAAGAGCCGGTGGTGTTGCTGCGCTTCGACTTCAAGACCACGGTGGGGCCCGTGCAGGTGCGGCACCACTCGCGCTCGTGGCTGAGCGCTCGGCGCATGGCGGCGCTGCGCTACGAGGTGGACGAGCGCGTCCCCTTCCATTCGGTGCGCGAGCAGGTGGACATCTTCCCCGACGAGCAGCGCTGGGCAGGGCGGGACGAGCGGGGACGGAGCGCCTCGACGGAGCCACTGGACGAGCTGTCCTTTCTCTATGCGTTGCGCACGCTGCCGCTCGTTCCCGGGAGTGTCTCGCGGATGGATCGGCACTTCGATGCGCGGCGCAACCCGGTGGTGGTGCGCGTGTTGCGGCGTGAGGCGCTGCGCGTTCCGGCCGGGGAGTTCTCCACCGTCTTGGTGGAGATGGAGGTGCGCGACCCCAAGCGCTTCGGCGGCCGGGGCGTGTTGCGCCTGTACCTCACGGATGATGAACGCCGGCTACCGGTGCGCATCGAGTCGAAGGTGCCCGTCGCCGGGCAGCTGGTCCTCGAACTCGAGCCGCCCCCGCCGGAAACGGAAAGGAAGGTCGAGCCATGA
- a CDS encoding tetratricopeptide repeat protein: protein MATESHPTPFVLERNQRLSRSLLWGCQRAFFEHQGIEAWRQGFVPNFITSNPVIGQAYAQVVLGWMRDWCEGALAEGGRFLAPDPRQPFYLIELGAGAGRFAFHFLEAFRRLRARSQLRDVAFQYVMTDLPERNIEFWLSHPRLQPFLEEGLLDVARFDAERDEQLVLRRSGTVLAPGSVANPLALVANYFFDSIPQDAFSLHDGVLHECLVSVASPRPEPELVSPDLLERAVVSFEDHPVKGDCYGDAELDGILADYQQRLDDTTFLFPSSALRCLRRLQRLAGDRLLLLSGDKGHGSGDELRERSSGVSLVKHGGAFSLMVNYDAIGQYFRLRNGQVLRPIHRHVSLHVAAFLLGQPPSGHGETELAYEEAIERFGPDDYSTLLKRLAKHYEEMSLEELLAALRWSGWDSGMLMDVFPVLMAQAESADEPLRQEVCWAIQQVWETDYPLGGEEEDLAFHLGMLLYVMDRPEQALTFFEHSLRLCDEEPGTYFNLGMCHVRLRQDARALEYFERALALAPDFGEARDMLSQLKSPDWRQGPEEDEEAGGDSGE, encoded by the coding sequence ATGGCTACCGAATCCCACCCGACCCCGTTCGTCCTCGAGCGCAATCAGCGCCTGTCGCGTTCCCTGCTCTGGGGCTGCCAGCGGGCCTTCTTCGAGCACCAGGGCATCGAGGCCTGGCGCCAGGGCTTCGTCCCGAACTTCATCACCAGCAATCCCGTCATCGGCCAGGCCTATGCGCAGGTGGTGCTGGGCTGGATGCGGGACTGGTGCGAGGGCGCTCTGGCGGAGGGCGGCCGGTTCCTGGCGCCGGATCCACGCCAACCCTTCTACCTCATCGAGCTCGGGGCCGGAGCGGGGCGCTTCGCCTTCCACTTCCTGGAGGCCTTCCGCCGGCTGCGCGCGCGCTCCCAGCTCCGGGACGTGGCCTTCCAGTACGTGATGACGGACCTGCCGGAGCGCAACATCGAGTTCTGGCTGTCCCATCCACGCCTCCAGCCCTTCCTGGAGGAGGGCCTGCTGGATGTCGCCCGCTTCGATGCCGAGCGCGACGAGCAGCTCGTGCTCCGCCGCTCCGGCACCGTCCTGGCGCCGGGGTCGGTGGCCAATCCGCTCGCGCTGGTGGCCAACTACTTCTTCGACAGCATTCCGCAGGACGCCTTCTCCCTGCATGACGGCGTCCTCCACGAGTGCCTCGTCTCCGTCGCCTCGCCGCGGCCCGAGCCGGAGCTGGTCTCGCCGGACCTCCTGGAGCGGGCGGTGGTGTCCTTCGAGGACCACCCGGTGAAGGGTGACTGCTATGGAGACGCGGAGCTGGACGGCATCCTGGCGGACTACCAGCAGCGGCTGGACGACACGACGTTCCTGTTCCCCTCCTCCGCGCTGCGGTGCCTGCGGCGGCTGCAACGGCTCGCGGGGGACCGGCTGCTGCTGCTCTCCGGTGACAAGGGCCACGGCAGCGGGGACGAGCTGAGGGAGCGCTCGTCCGGGGTGAGCCTGGTGAAGCACGGGGGCGCCTTCTCGCTGATGGTGAACTACGACGCCATCGGCCAGTACTTCCGTCTCCGGAACGGACAGGTGCTGCGTCCCATCCATCGCCACGTGAGCCTGCACGTGGCGGCCTTCCTCCTGGGCCAGCCGCCGAGCGGCCATGGTGAGACGGAGCTGGCGTACGAGGAGGCCATCGAGAGATTCGGGCCGGACGACTACTCCACCCTCCTGAAGCGGCTCGCGAAGCACTACGAGGAGATGTCGCTGGAGGAACTCCTGGCCGCCCTGCGTTGGAGCGGCTGGGATTCCGGCATGCTGATGGACGTCTTCCCCGTGTTGATGGCGCAGGCCGAGTCCGCGGACGAGCCGCTGCGGCAGGAGGTGTGCTGGGCCATCCAGCAGGTATGGGAGACGGACTATCCGCTCGGCGGGGAGGAGGAGGACCTGGCCTTCCACCTGGGGATGCTGCTCTACGTGATGGACCGCCCCGAGCAGGCCCTGACGTTCTTCGAGCACTCGCTGCGGCTGTGCGACGAGGAGCCTGGCACGTACTTCAACCTGGGGATGTGCCATGTGCGCCTGCGGCAGGACGCACGGGCGTTGGAGTACTTCGAGCGGGCGCTGGCCCTGGCTCCCGACTTCGGCGAGGCCCGGGACATGCTCTCCCAGCTCAAGTCCCCGGACTGGCGCCAGGGACCGGAAGAAGACGAGGAGGCGGGCGGGGACTCCGGGGAGTGA
- a CDS encoding response regulator, whose amino-acid sequence MSYILVVDDDASHRTLICDALEEMGYRTEQAANGREALDTLEGDIPQAVLLDLRMPVMSGWGLLDALKKMPRARGLPIIIISGYGFEWEAELVGAAGYISKPVDLDKVRMTVQRIIGPPEVAMVH is encoded by the coding sequence ATGTCCTACATCCTGGTCGTCGATGACGACGCGAGCCACCGCACGCTCATCTGCGATGCCCTAGAGGAGATGGGCTACCGCACGGAGCAGGCCGCCAACGGGCGCGAGGCCCTGGACACGCTCGAGGGCGACATTCCGCAGGCGGTGCTGTTGGATCTGCGGATGCCCGTGATGAGTGGCTGGGGGCTGCTGGACGCGCTCAAGAAGATGCCGAGAGCGCGCGGGCTGCCGATCATCATCATCTCGGGCTACGGCTTCGAGTGGGAGGCGGAGCTGGTGGGAGCGGCCGGCTACATCTCCAAGCCGGTGGATCTGGACAAGGTGAGGATGACGGTGCAGCGCATCATCGGCCCGCCGGAAGTGGCGATGGTGCACTGA
- a CDS encoding ABC transporter ATP-binding protein — MSATPPELAVDAHGLVKRFGDFTALNGMELTIPRGAFYAFLGPNGAGKSTTIALLTGVYAPDAGRISLLGVDAVAKPLEVKRHIGVVPEELSLFERLSGRQYLTFCGRMYGLSGDEAAARAAELLELTELTYKAGALVAEYSKGMRRRLAIAAALIHAPELVLLDEPFEGIDVLAAGVIRELLRELSRRGVTLLLTTHVLEIAERLATHAGVIRGGRMLDQGTVRELMERYDAPSLESVFEKLISVPAARNAKLSFYGEAPPAGVEARRGAA, encoded by the coding sequence ATGTCCGCAACCCCCCCTGAACTGGCCGTCGACGCCCACGGGCTCGTGAAGCGCTTCGGCGACTTCACCGCGCTCAACGGGATGGAGCTCACCATTCCCCGGGGCGCCTTCTACGCATTCCTCGGCCCCAACGGAGCGGGCAAGTCCACCACCATCGCACTGCTCACGGGTGTGTACGCGCCGGACGCCGGGAGGATCTCCCTGCTGGGCGTGGACGCGGTGGCGAAGCCGCTGGAGGTGAAGCGCCACATCGGCGTGGTGCCCGAGGAGCTGAGCCTCTTCGAGCGGCTCTCGGGGAGGCAGTACCTCACCTTCTGCGGGAGGATGTACGGCCTGTCCGGGGACGAGGCGGCGGCGCGGGCGGCGGAGCTGCTCGAGCTCACGGAGCTGACGTACAAGGCGGGAGCGCTGGTGGCCGAGTACTCCAAGGGCATGAGGAGGCGGCTGGCCATCGCCGCGGCGCTCATCCACGCGCCGGAGCTGGTGCTGCTGGACGAGCCCTTCGAGGGCATCGACGTGCTGGCGGCGGGAGTCATCCGCGAGCTGCTGCGCGAGCTGAGCCGGCGGGGGGTGACGCTGCTGCTCACCACGCACGTGCTGGAGATCGCGGAGCGGCTGGCCACGCACGCGGGCGTCATCCGGGGCGGGAGGATGCTGGACCAGGGGACGGTGCGGGAGCTGATGGAGCGCTACGACGCGCCCTCGCTGGAGTCCGTCTTCGAGAAGCTCATCTCCGTGCCGGCCGCGCGCAACGCGAAGCTGTCCTTCTATGGAGAGGCCCCGCCCGCCGGGGTGGAAGCGCGCCGGGGGGCGGCATGA
- the purU gene encoding formyltetrahydrofolate deformylase, protein MDSSSRTNVDRARLLITCADRPGVVAAVSQLLYEQGANVVDSDQHTEPDDLRFFMRLEFDLPGLEARLSSLASAFQPVAERFGMQWQLTPAARVKRMAVFVSKQDHCLQELLWLLKKGELAAHIPLVVSNHPDAREVVAPFGVPLHHIPVTAETKAQAEASTLELMRAQGVDLIVLARYMQILSADFISRFGKPIINIHHSFLPAFIGANPYAQAHARGVKLIGATAHYVTAELDAGPIIDQDVHRVGHRDAVADLVRIGRRVERTVLARAVAWHLEDRVLLHGNKTVVFA, encoded by the coding sequence ATGGACTCCTCTTCTCGGACAAACGTGGATCGCGCCCGGCTCCTCATCACCTGCGCGGATCGCCCCGGTGTCGTCGCGGCCGTGTCTCAGCTCCTCTACGAGCAGGGCGCCAACGTGGTGGACTCGGATCAGCACACCGAGCCCGATGACCTGCGCTTCTTCATGCGGCTGGAGTTCGACCTCCCTGGACTCGAGGCGCGTCTCTCCTCACTGGCGAGCGCCTTCCAGCCGGTGGCCGAGCGCTTCGGGATGCAGTGGCAGCTCACCCCCGCCGCGCGCGTCAAGCGCATGGCCGTCTTCGTCTCCAAGCAGGATCACTGTCTTCAAGAGCTGCTGTGGTTGTTGAAGAAGGGCGAGCTGGCCGCCCACATCCCCCTCGTGGTGAGCAACCACCCGGATGCGCGCGAGGTGGTGGCCCCCTTCGGCGTCCCCCTGCACCACATCCCCGTCACCGCGGAGACCAAGGCCCAGGCCGAGGCCTCCACCCTGGAGCTGATGCGGGCCCAGGGCGTGGACCTCATCGTCCTCGCCCGCTACATGCAGATCCTCAGCGCGGACTTCATCTCGCGCTTCGGCAAGCCCATCATCAACATCCACCACAGCTTCCTGCCCGCCTTCATCGGCGCCAACCCGTATGCCCAGGCTCATGCCCGCGGTGTGAAGTTGATTGGCGCCACGGCCCACTACGTCACCGCCGAGCTCGACGCCGGTCCCATCATCGACCAGGACGTCCATCGGGTGGGGCATCGTGATGCGGTGGCGGATCTGGTCCGCATCGGACGCCGCGTCGAGCGCACCGTGCTCGCGCGCGCCGTCGCCTGGCATCTGGAGGACCGGGTGTTGCTACACGGGAACAAGACCGTCGTCTTCGCGTGA